CAAAGAACGAATCTACGTGCTGGACAAACACGGGCGGATTCGCATGACGACGGACTCGCTGACCGACGAAGTGGGCTACTCGTCGGACGAGGTCATCGGCCGTCCTGTCACCGACTTCCTGCCGGACGATGCCGTCGAAACGGGTCAACAGCTCTTGGAAGCCCTCGAAAACGACCATCCCGACGCGAGCCGGACGCTGGAAACGAGACTTCTCACTCGCGACGGAGGCGAGATTCCGGTCGAGATCGAGATCTCGTTGCTCCCCGACGACGGCGACTACGCGGAGAGTGTCGGTGTGGTTCGGAATCTGACTGCGTTGGAGGCCGAGCGCGCCCGCTTTCAGAGCCTGTTCGACCGTTCGCCCGACGCCATCGTCGATACGCTCTTCACTGAAGAGGGCCCGGTCGTTCGCGAAGTCAACCACGCCTTCGAAGAGACGTTCGGCGTCGAGGGCGACCGGATTCGCGGCGAGGTCGTCGACGACCATATCGTCCCCGACGGTGTCGACGACGAGGTGACCGGGTTCGGTCCCGACATGGACGAGCAACTCACCGACGCCATCGAGGTCCAGCGGTCGACGGCCGACGGCATCGGGACCTTTCTGTTCCGCGGAGTCACGTACAAACGCACCGCCGAGGGAGCGCGTGCCTTCGGCGTCTACACTGACATCACCGACCGAAAGGCCGACGAACGGTTCATCAAGATGCTCAACCGGGTGCTTCGGCACAACCTCCGAAACGCCGTCAACATCGTCGTCGGCAACCTCCGTCTCTTGGAGTCGTCAGTCGATGGCGACACCGAAACGTACGCCGAGCGGGCACTGTCCGGTGCAGAGCGAATCTCGGAACTCCCCGAACAGGTCAAACACATCGAGCGAGCGTACCAGACCGACGCTACAGCGTTCGAAACCGCTGACCTCGCCCAACTGGTCGAACCCGCTGTCGACCGCGCACGACGGAAGAACCCCGATGCGTGTGTGACAGCCGACGTCCCGGACGTGCGTGTCCGGGGCGACGCGCTCCTCGAGACCGCCCTCGACGAGTTGCTCGAGAACGCCGTCACACACGCCGGAGCTGAACCTACCGTCACCGTCTCGACACACGTCGCCGACGACACCGTCACGCTCCGCGTCTCCGACGACGGTCCGGGGATTCCACAGCTCGAGCGCGACGTCATCACCGGCTACACGGACATCACACAGCTCACCCACAGCCGAGGGCTGGGGCTGTGGGTCGCGTACTACACCGTCACCTCTCTCGGTGGCTCGTTCTCCTTCGACGACCCCGCAACCGTCGTCTTGGAACTCCCGCGTGAGGAATGAGAACACGGTGATGGATGAGGGTCGAGTGAACTGGGGGTGAGAACACGGTGGTTGGCGAGAGTTGAGTGTGGTAGGGTGGTTACGAGAGTGTGGACTGAACCGAGTGTGTGAAACGCTCTGGGGCACCGGTAGCTATACTGTTGGCTATCGTACAGTACGGACGTATGAGTCGTACCGGAGACCGGCCGAACGCTCGCGGCGACGGCGGCGGCGAGCAGTTACTGGACGCCCCCGTGGAGACGACAGACGAGGTGACCATCTACGAGGAGGCAGTCGAACTCGAACGCACGATTGACCTCACTGGTGGTCTCGCCATCGGGGTCGGGACGATGGTCGGTGCGGGTATCTTCGTCTTTCCGGGTCTCGCCGCCGGGCGTGCCGGACCGGCCGCCGCCCTCTCGTTCGCACTCGGGGCCGTCGTGGCCCTGTTGGTCGCGCTCCCGACCTCGGAGCTCGCGACGGCGATGCCACAGAGCGGCGGCGGCTACTACTTCATCTCCCGCGGGATGGGCAACCCATACGGCGCGGTCGTCGGACTGAGCCTCTGGCTCGGGCTGATCTTTGCCTCCGCGTTCTACCTCGTCGGCTTCGGGCAGTACGCCGCCGCCGTCCTCGCCGAGGTCGGCGTCGAACTCGGGTCGGCAGCGGTCGCCACGTCGCTGGCGGTCCTCGTCGGCATCGCGTTGACGGCTGCGAGTATCGTCGGCACCGAGAACACGACGAAACTCCAGAATACCATCGTCACGCTCTTGCTCGGGATTCTCACGGTCTTTCTCGCGTACGGCGGTCTCGACGCCCTCGGCCTCTTCGGTCGGCAGACTGTCCCCGAAACGTTCGCTCCGTTCGGGTTCGTCCCGGTTCTGACGACGGCCGCGTTCGTGTTCACGGCGTATCTCGGCTTCGCGCAGGTCGCGACCGTCGCTGGCGACATCAAGAAGCCGGGGCGTAATCTCCCGCTCGCCATGGTCGGCTCGGTCCTCGTGGTGGCTGTCCTCAACGTTACGACCGTCCTCGTCGCCACCAGCGCGTTCGGCAGCGGTCGGCTCGCGACGTTCGGCGAGACCGCACTCGTCGAGGTCGCACGAAGCTTCGCCGGTGAGACCGGTGCTGTCATCATCCTCTTCGCCGGTCTCCTGGCGACCGTCTCGAGTGCGAACGCCTCGATACTGAGCTCGTCGCGTGCACTGTACGCACTCAGCCGTGACGCGGTCGTCCCCGCGCGTGCAGGGACACTCAACAGGAAGTACAGCACACCGCACGTCGCACTCGCGCTCGCTGGCGGTCCCGTGGTGTTTCTGGTCGTCCTCGGACGCGTCGAGGTCCTCGCCGAGGTCGCTTCGTTCCTCCATCTCCTGATGTACGGACTGATGTGTGTCACGCTCGTCGTCCTCCGACGGCGAGACCCCGAGTGGTACGATCCCGACTTCCGTATTCCAGGCTATCCCACACTGCCGGTGGTCGGGGCACTCGCGAGCTTCGGCCTGCTCGTGTTCATGCAGCCACTGTCGCAGGCGGTCAGCCTCGCGATACTGCTCGGGGCCGCGGTGTGGTACCGGCTCTACGCACCGTCTGTCGAGCTGAAAGGGGTGCTGTGAGGATGACCGACGCCCCATCTGACCGCGCAGCCGACATGACGGTCCTCGTCCCGGTCCGGATTCTCGAAGGCCAACAGATACCGGCGGCACTCATCGACGTCCTCGTCTCGACGCCGGTCGTCCTCCTCGGCTATCATCCGATTCCCGAACAGACGGCTCCCGAGCAGGCGCGGACCGCCTTCGGCGAGCAGGCACGGGCGGAACTCGACCAGTTGGCGCAGGCGTTTACCGACGCCGGTGGCAGCGTCGAGACCCGACTCGTGTTCACTCACGACCCGACACAGACGTTCGAGCGCGTCGCCGCCGACGAGGCCGCCGACGCCGTGCTCCTGCTCAACCCCGCACCGAGCGTCGACCGCATCCTCGTCGCACTCAGCGAGGGTATCAACACCGAGCGAATCACCCGTCTCGTCGCGCTGTTGGCCGGATACTCCGACCGCAGCGTCACGCTGTTTCACGCGGCAGCGACCGAGGAGGACCGCGAGCGCGGCGAACAACTGCTCGACACCGCGACCGACCTCCTCGTCGAGCGGGGTGTCCCGCCCGGAGCGATCACACGCGACGTGACCGTCAGCGACGCACCCGTCCAAGCCATCGTCGACGCGGCCGCGGGCACCGATCTCGTCGTCCTCGGCGAGAGCCGTCCGTCGGTCCGCGAGCTCATCTTCGGCGAACCCTCCGAGCGTGTTGCGGGCCACTCGCTCGCACCGATTCTCGTCGTCCGGCGGCTGCCTGCACTCGACGCTGAGAGCGACGTCACGGCAGCAAGTGACACACCGGACGGAGACGACGCCTGAGACGCCGCTTCTGCCACTCGATTCTCTCGCTGTGGGAACTGGCGAACCGGTTATTCGACTCGTCGTCGAATATTCGTGTATGACTGTCGACGAACTCACAGAGTACGACGTGGTACGGATGACAGCCGAGGAGATGCAGGGATTCCTGTCGAGTCACAGCGTCGGCGTGCTGGGGCTACCGACGGAGGGGGCACCGAGCCTCCGGCCCATGTCGTTTTGGTTCGACGGGGGGTCGACGCTCTACTTGCTCTACATCCTCGGCGAGGGCAGCCGGAAGGCCGACCTGAGCGACCGGGCGGACGTCGCTCGCTTCCTGGTCTACAGTGCCGAGACGATGTTCAACTGGCGGAGCGTCCTCCTCACCGGGACGGTCGACCCTGTTCCCGAAAGCGAGTGGGACGAGCTGCAGGCTGCCGTCGAGGAGGCGTGGCGACCCGACGTGTTCCGGCAGGCTATCACCGACGACAACGTCCGACTCTACGGGTTCGAGATCGCAGACCAGACCGGTCTCAAGTCCGCGGGACTGCCGCCCGCGTTCGAGAAAGGAGCAACTGACGACGGCGGCAAGTGAACGACACGATCCACATAGTTTGTCGGCCACGTCACGGGTTCGTGACAGCTGCTGACCGTCATCGACCCTTGCCGACCGACGCGTCACCTCGAGCTGTTGCCGACCGTTGTCAACCGCTGCAGACCGCTGCGTCGCTTCGGTTCGTGGCTGGTATTGTTCGCGGTTGTCCCTCTTTTACACACTATTATATGCTTGCGGCCCTTCCAGACAGTCATGGAAGCAAACGTCGGCTCCACGGACAAGACAGTTCGAATCCTCGTTGGCGCGGGTGCCGGTATCGCGTCGCTCGCAGTGCTCGCTGGTGCCGTGTCACTCCCGAGCGTCGCATCGCTCCTGCTCGGTGTCGTCGCCGTCCTCCTGCTCGGAACCGCGTTCACCAGCAAGTGCGCGCTCTACTCGGCACTCGGTATCAGCACGCGCTGAGATACGGTCCGCGTCCGGATCATCTCCTTCTCTCACTCTCTCACTCACGCCATCGCTCCCGCAAAAAGACCCGCGTCGCGCCGTTAGGCGTACTGACCGATCAGCGAAACCAACTGCTCCTTCTGTCGAACGCCGACCATCTGCTCGACTGGCTCGCCACCGGCGAACAGATACATCGTGGGCACACCTCGGACGTTGTATTGCTGGGCCAGCTGCTGGTGTGCGTCGACGTCGACCTTCGCCACGACGGCGTCCGTCTCGGCGGCGACGTCGGCGACGATGGGTTCGAGCATCTTACACGGGCCACACCAGTCGGCGTAGAAGTCGACGAGGACGGTCTCACCGCCCGCGACGAGCTCCTCGAACTGCTCGATACTCTCAACGTGGACCGGTTCACTGTGCCCCGCGCTACGTGCTTCGCCTTCTCCGTCCGCTCCTGTGGCATCTAACTGAGCACGAAGCTCGTCCATCTTCCGCTGTCTGATCTGGTCTCGTTCACTCATCGGACACCGCTACGGTTCGCACAGCATTAACAGTTTTGCACAATAAAAACAATATTGTCTACCGTACCCGTCGTTCGATGTCCGCACGCACTTCCAGCGGTGTCATCGGTGCCGGCCTCCGGTCATTGTCCGCCCCGAGGACAGACTCCACGCACGACCCCCAGTGGCGGTGAACGGAAACGCTCTGTCCGAGGTCATCGCTCGGTAGTTGGGGTCCTGTGGGGTAGTCTTGTGAGAAAATACGGAACCCGTTCGCTCGGTGTCGGTGACTCCCCTGGAACTCTGCACGGACTCGGAGCGGATAGCCGACTTTAGCTGAAAGTAGGTGCTAAGCCCCCTTCCTCAACGAGCACCGACCGAAGGGAAGGCGCGAGCAGGGAGGGGATACAGCGCCGCACAGTTCTCATACACAATTCGGTGGCAGGACTACAGACCCACGCAGTCGCAATGTTTTTGCAGTAGAGTAGCATTATATTGGCCGAACCTAATGGAGTACGACCTCGACTCGGGAGCTCACTCGACGTATTCCCTGCACTACCACCTGATACTCACCACGAAGTATCGGCGCGGAGTGCTAACCGAGGAGCGAACCCAATTCATTCACGAGGTCATCAGCGGGTTCACGGACAACTACGGTGTCGAACTGACGAACCTCGACGGCGAGGACGACCACGTACACATCCTGTTCCGAGCGAAACCAACCACGGACCTCGTGAAGTTCATCAACACGGTCAAGGGCGCAACCGCCCGCCGTATCCGCAACGAGTACGCGGACGAACTGAAAACCGAACTGTGGGGCGACTCGTTCTGGAACGACTCGTACTGCCTAATCTCAACGGGGCAGGTGTCGCTGGATGTGCTGAAACAGTACGTCGAGAACCAACGCGAGTAGAATGTACTACGCCTACAAGTACCGTCTCAAGCCGTCCGACGCCCATCGCGAGGAGTTGGACCGCCACCGTGACATTTGTAGGCAACTGTACAACCACACGCGCTACCGCCTCAACGAGTACCAAGACGAACACGATGAACTGCCGTCCATGACCACCCTGCGGTCGGAACTGCCCGACCTCAAGAAGTGGTGGGATGGCCTCTCGGACGTGTACTCGAAGGTTCTCCAAACCGTCGTGGAACGCCTGTTCGACAACCTCAAAGGGCTCTCCAAGCTCAAGGAGAACGGCTACGCCGTCGGTCAACTCAAGTGGAAGCCGCCACGGGAGTTCCGCAGTTTCACGTACAGTCAATCTGGCTTCAAGCTCGACAAGAAGGGCGGTCAGACTGTCTTGTCGCTCTCGAAACTTGCGGACATACCGATCCGGCTCCACCGCTCCATCCCCGACGACGCGAAGCTCAAACAGGTCACGGTTAAGAAGGAACCGACGGGTGAGTGGTTCGCCACGTTCGGCGTCCAAATGGACCCTGAACCACCCGAACCGCCTGCAAACCCCGAGAAGTGCGTCGGTATCGACGTTGGGATTCTCAAGTATGCCCACGACACCGACGGCACGGCGGTCGGGTCGCTCGACCTCTCAGACGAACGCGACCGCTTGGAGCGCGAGCAACGGAAGCTCTCGCGCAAACAGCACGGGTCGAACAACTACGAGAAGCAACGGCGTCGAGTCGCAGAGTGTCACGCCGACCTCCGACGCAAGCGCCGTGACTTCTTGCACAAACTCTCGAACTACTACGCCCGGGAGTACGACCTCGTGGCGGTCGAAGACCTGAACGTGAAGGGGATGATGGAAAGTCCGTCGAACAGCCGCAACACGGCGTCTGCCGCGTGGCGAACGTTCCTCTCGTTGCTCGAATACAAGTGCGAGCGTGAAGGAACGCACTTCGTCGCGGTCAACCCGAGAGGGACGACCAAGGAATGCGCGTCATGCGGCGTTTCGACCGACAAGCCGTTGTGGGTCCGTGAACACTCCTGTCCCGCCTGCGGGTTTGAGGCGGACAGGGACGCAAATGCGGCGTGGAATATTCTTTCTCGCGGTCTGCAAGAAGTAGGAGTGGGATACTCCGAATCAACGCCTGTGGAGACTGCGCTCCCTGTGGATGCACCCGTATCTGCAAAGCGCGTCGTGGAAGCAGGAAGCCCTACCCTCAAGGAGCGAACGGCGTCAGCCGTGAGCGAGTAGGATCGGGTAGTTCACGTGCGTCCGGACTGTAGCTTCCGGTAATGGCTACCAGTGTCACCGTGGCGTGTGCGGACTGTCCGTACACCGAGGTGTACGACTCTCTGCGGGTCGCGCGGACCGCACTCGACGAGCACGAGCAGGCAACGGGCCACCGGGTCGACTGGCAGATCGGCCGACTGTCGACGGGTGTCGAACGCGCCGGTTCCGATGCCGGTGTCTGCGGTCTCGACGACTGTAACCCCGAATCGCCGCTGGTGCACGACTGGGACGAGTAACCCTTCCCGCTGGCACCGACCGTGACTTCGAGACCTCCGCTGTCGCGACTGGAACCTGTGACGGTACTCTGCCGACCGGGCCGACTACACGGAGCGACACCCAGTCGAAACGTGGGTCCCACACGTTCGAACTGGGCCGGTCGCTTCCACAGTTTGTCGGTGGGTAATCGGCTGCGTGTCTGCCAGTGGCTTGCAGTGTTTTCCCACTACTACGTTCTCCAGCGACCGCATCGGTCGCTCGCCGGTCGAACGCCGGTTCGGAAGGCTCTGGACACTCTCTTATCTCCCAAATCGCATTCCGCTCACACTCCGTCTCGGTGACGGCGCGGTTCGCCAACCGCACTCAGTGCGAAGATAATTGGATATTGTGCTGTCGTCAACGGTCCGAACAGATTCCAGAACTTTTGTCTACTTATCAGTGCGGAAGTCGTACTGAACCGAGTATCATTACGGTGTGAATCAGAAAATCACGAGTTTGACGGTGCAATTACAGACGAAAGATATGCTTGGTTCGATCTCAATTTTCACCGAGGTGATACGGCGACCCGTCGGCTGATAGGAAATATAACGCCTGTTTCGATTACTGCCCATTCCCTCCTACAGACTATCTCTGTAAAAAACGATATCCAACAAGTTCCATTTCTTCCCTTTAGAGGGTTATCTCGACTTTCCCATGCATCTCACGAGCGGAACGACCGACGAAGACGGTGTTTTCGCCCTGGGGGACTGTCCACCCGTCCTGGTCGTCGTAGAACGCGAAGTCCGACCGATCAAGGGTCACCGTCACCGTCTCCTGTTCGCCTGCAGCGACCGATACTGCCTCGAACGCGACCAGCTCGCGCACGGGCGTCGGAGCCGATTCGGTGGCCTTGTTGACGTACACTTGCACGACGTCTTTCCCCTGGCGAGTCCCCGTATTCCGCACGGGCAGTGCTACGGTGATCTCGTCTCCGTTGTCGGAGAGCGACGGCTCGCCGTACTCGAAGCTCGTGTACGAGAGTCCGTGACCGAATGGGAACAGCGGCTCGACGTCGTGTTTGTGGAAGTAGCGGTAGCCGACGAAGACCCCTTCGTCGTACCGTACCTCGTCGTCGACACCGGGGAACGTCGCCTCGCTGTCAGTCGGATAGTCGTCGGTCGAGCGGCCGAACGTCATCGGGAGCCGGCCACCCGGCTCGGCGTCTCCGAACACCAGATCGGCCAGTGCGTCACCGTCCGCCTGTCCCGGATACCACGTTTCGAGGACGGCGTCGACCGACTCGAGCCACGGCATCGTCACCGGGCCGCTCGTCCGAAGGACGACGACCGTCCGCTCCGCCGCTGCGGCCACGGCAGTGATGAGTTCGTCCTGCTGGCCGGGGAGTCCGAGTCCGTCTCTGTCGACGAACTCCGTGGCGTCGTCCTGTGCGACGACGACAGCACAGTCGGCGTCGGCAGCAGCGTCGACCGCGGCGTCGATACTCGTCTCGCCGGCGTCGACCTCGTCGGCCTCGTCGAAGAACGTCGACTCGGTGATCGGCGGAACCCCCCGTTCGAAAATGACGTCGACATCCCGAGCGTCGAGTCTCTCGACCGGCGACGTCTCGACGAACGCGGAGACCTCCGAGGAGCCGCCACCTCCGAGCTTCGGGGTGTCCGCGTTCGGCCCGAGCACGGCGATCGATTCCACGTCCTCCAGCGGTAACGTCCCGTCGTTCTGGAGCAGGACCGCACCCTCGGTGGCGATATCGCGCGCGAGCGTTCGGTGTCCGGGTGTGTCGAGCGCGCCCTCGGGCCGCTCTTCGAAACAGCCGATCGACACCATTCCACGGAGAAGCCGCTCGACTTTTTCGTCGATGACCGCTTCGTCGACGTCGCCGGACTCGACAGCCTCCCGGAGCGGCTCGCCGAACAGTGCTGCGACGTCGGGGATCGGGGGGAACGCGTCCGGGAGATCCTCGACGTCCATGTCGACGTCGTCCGGGGCGAACGCTTCGGGTTCGACACCGGGCATCTCGATATCGAGACCCGCGCGTGCGGCCTCGACCGTACTGCGCGTGCCCCACCAGTCCGAGACGACGAACCCCTCGAAGCCCCACTCGTCTTTCAGCACATCGGAGAGCAGATATTCGTGGTCACTCATGTGAGTTCCGTTGACCCGGTTGTACGCGGTCATCACCGACGTCACGTCCGCCTCCTGGACGGCCGCCCGGAACGGTGGCAGGTAGATCTCTCGGAGCGCGCGTTCGCTGACTTCGGCACTGACCTCGTAGCGGTTCGTCTCCTGGTTGTTCGCCACGTAATGTTTGACCATCGCGGCGATGTCCTCGGATTCGATGCCCTCGATCGTTCCGACAGTAATCCGCGCAGCGAGATGCGGGTCTTCGCTGTAGTACTCGAAGTTCCGACCGCCCAGTGGTGCTCGGTGGATGTTGACGCCGGGTGCGAGGATGACGTCCTGTCCGTGGGCGGCCGTCTCCCTGGCGAGTGCCGTCCCGAACTGCCGCGCGAGCGACGGTCGCCACGACGCGGCGAGCGCGACCGATGCGGGAAACGCCGTCGCCCGCTCGCCCATCGCCCGCACACCGAGCGGTCCATCGACCATACGTAGCGGAGGGACGTCGAGGCGGTCGACTCCGGGAAGATAGCCTGTGGCTTTCCCGTCCGGGTCGACGGAGCCGTGAAGGAGCTGTATCTTCTCTGAGAGCGTGAGTTCGTCGACTAACGACGGGATGTCGGGTGACATTCGTGTATAGCCTCTTACGGAACACGCTTTTGTGTTTCTACTACCGATACAGACGGACTACTCTTCGGACGACCCAGAGACTGGCAGCCGTGTCGGGGCCATCCTACGCGGCTATCACTCTCCCAACAACCCCGACCGGCATTGCCGGATATTCCACGTCTCTGGCCCCTAGTCTCTGGTCTCTGACTCTGCCGACGAGCACCGTCCACGGCCACAGAGTCGCGTATCTTTTTGTAGTCGCGTCTCACCCGTTCGTGATAGATGGAGCACGTCACTGTCCATGAGGGAGTCACCTACGCCGACCGTCCAGCGGGCGAGATGAAACTCGATCTCTATCTGCCGGAGCGTGAGAACCCGCCGCTCGTCGTCTACGTCCACGGTGGCGGCTGGATCGCAGAGACGCGAGCGAACATCCCGGAGCCCGAACAATACGCCGCCGAGTGGGGAGTCGCCATCGCCAGCGTCAGCTACCGTCTTCAAGAGGCTCCCGACGGGTCGGACGTCAAGGAGATGTACGACCCCGAAAACCCCACGCCGAGGGGACAGTTCCCCGACCACTTCGTCGACGTGAAAGCCGCGATCCGGTGGCTCCGTGCCCACGCCGACGACTACGGCTACGACGCCGCCGCCGTCGCCGTGTGGGGAGCGTCCGCGGGCGGCCATCTCGCCCTCCTCGCGGGCGTCGTCGACGACGTGACCGACCTCGGAGACGCCTTCGCCGACAAGGTGGAGCAGACCGTCGCCTCCGACGAATCGGGTGCCGTCCAAGCGGTCGTCAGCTGGTACGGCGTCGCCGACTTCACCCTCACGGACGACGTCGAGGGCATCATCCCGCTCCTGATGGGCGGCTCCCAGTCCGAGTACCCCGACAGATACGAACAGGCGAGTCCCGTCACGCACGTCACCCCGGACAGTCCACCGACGCTGTTGATGCACGGCCGCGAGGACGAGGTGGTGGACGTCGAGCACAGCCGCCGGTTCTTCGACGCTCTCGACGAGGTGGCTGTGGACGCGATCCGATACGAGCTTCACGACCTGAACCACGTCTGGGTCGAGAGCGTCGAGGACATCGAGTCCGAACGCGTCGGGATGGAGTTGCTCGCGGCGGACCCAACGCACCCACAGTCGGTCTACGAGGCGACGCACGTCGAGACCGGTGGGTCGCCGGACCCGCTCGTGGCGGACCTCCCACCCGCCGGTCCCGAGGCCATCCAGCGGTTCCTCGAACGCACGATCGAGTAAACGGACTCCGCGCGACCCGACGTGACGGCGTGTTATCCCTGCGTCACGTCGTCTTCCCAGTTCCACGGCCCGTGGCCGGCGTCGATCACGCGGTGTTGGCGGTCGATCGAGTCGATCAGCGCGATGTCTTCCTCGTCGAGGTCGAGGTCCAACGCGGCGAGGTTCTGGACCATGTGTTCGCGGCTGCTGGCCTTCGGAATCGCAGCGACGTTGTCGTGTGAGAGAATCCACGCCAGGCTCACCTGTGGGGGTGTGGCGTCGTGCTTCTCCGCGACGTCACGGATTTCGGGGACGTCGAACACTTCGCCCTGTGCCAGCGGCGAGTACGCGACGAAGGTGTAGTCGTGTTGCTGGGCGTGGGCGACGAGTTCCCGCTGCGGCAGTAGCGGATGCATCTCTGCTTGGTGGGCGTACAGCGGGGCGTCGAGGACGGCCATCGCCTCGTCGAGCAGGTCGGGAGTGAAGTTCGAGAGTCCCACGTTGCGGGTCTTGCCAGCCTCGT
The sequence above is a segment of the Halogranum gelatinilyticum genome. Coding sequences within it:
- a CDS encoding universal stress protein, which codes for MTDAPSDRAADMTVLVPVRILEGQQIPAALIDVLVSTPVVLLGYHPIPEQTAPEQARTAFGEQARAELDQLAQAFTDAGGSVETRLVFTHDPTQTFERVAADEAADAVLLLNPAPSVDRILVALSEGINTERITRLVALLAGYSDRSVTLFHAAATEEDRERGEQLLDTATDLLVERGVPPGAITRDVTVSDAPVQAIVDAAAGTDLVVLGESRPSVRELIFGEPSERVAGHSLAPILVVRRLPALDAESDVTAASDTPDGDDA
- a CDS encoding APC family permease; this encodes MSRTGDRPNARGDGGGEQLLDAPVETTDEVTIYEEAVELERTIDLTGGLAIGVGTMVGAGIFVFPGLAAGRAGPAAALSFALGAVVALLVALPTSELATAMPQSGGGYYFISRGMGNPYGAVVGLSLWLGLIFASAFYLVGFGQYAAAVLAEVGVELGSAAVATSLAVLVGIALTAASIVGTENTTKLQNTIVTLLLGILTVFLAYGGLDALGLFGRQTVPETFAPFGFVPVLTTAAFVFTAYLGFAQVATVAGDIKKPGRNLPLAMVGSVLVVAVLNVTTVLVATSAFGSGRLATFGETALVEVARSFAGETGAVIILFAGLLATVSSANASILSSSRALYALSRDAVVPARAGTLNRKYSTPHVALALAGGPVVFLVVLGRVEVLAEVASFLHLLMYGLMCVTLVVLRRRDPEWYDPDFRIPGYPTLPVVGALASFGLLVFMQPLSQAVSLAILLGAAVWYRLYAPSVELKGVL
- the trxA gene encoding thioredoxin, yielding MSERDQIRQRKMDELRAQLDATGADGEGEARSAGHSEPVHVESIEQFEELVAGGETVLVDFYADWCGPCKMLEPIVADVAAETDAVVAKVDVDAHQQLAQQYNVRGVPTMYLFAGGEPVEQMVGVRQKEQLVSLIGQYA
- a CDS encoding pyridoxamine 5'-phosphate oxidase family protein; translated protein: MTVDELTEYDVVRMTAEEMQGFLSSHSVGVLGLPTEGAPSLRPMSFWFDGGSTLYLLYILGEGSRKADLSDRADVARFLVYSAETMFNWRSVLLTGTVDPVPESEWDELQAAVEEAWRPDVFRQAITDDNVRLYGFEIADQTGLKSAGLPPAFEKGATDDGGK
- a CDS encoding YgaP family membrane protein produces the protein MEANVGSTDKTVRILVGAGAGIASLAVLAGAVSLPSVASLLLGVVAVLLLGTAFTSKCALYSALGISTR
- a CDS encoding RNA-guided endonuclease InsQ/TnpB family protein codes for the protein MYYAYKYRLKPSDAHREELDRHRDICRQLYNHTRYRLNEYQDEHDELPSMTTLRSELPDLKKWWDGLSDVYSKVLQTVVERLFDNLKGLSKLKENGYAVGQLKWKPPREFRSFTYSQSGFKLDKKGGQTVLSLSKLADIPIRLHRSIPDDAKLKQVTVKKEPTGEWFATFGVQMDPEPPEPPANPEKCVGIDVGILKYAHDTDGTAVGSLDLSDERDRLEREQRKLSRKQHGSNNYEKQRRRVAECHADLRRKRRDFLHKLSNYYAREYDLVAVEDLNVKGMMESPSNSRNTASAAWRTFLSLLEYKCEREGTHFVAVNPRGTTKECASCGVSTDKPLWVREHSCPACGFEADRDANAAWNILSRGLQEVGVGYSESTPVETALPVDAPVSAKRVVEAGSPTLKERTASAVSE
- a CDS encoding beta-glucosidase — encoded protein: MSPDIPSLVDELTLSEKIQLLHGSVDPDGKATGYLPGVDRLDVPPLRMVDGPLGVRAMGERATAFPASVALAASWRPSLARQFGTALARETAAHGQDVILAPGVNIHRAPLGGRNFEYYSEDPHLAARITVGTIEGIESEDIAAMVKHYVANNQETNRYEVSAEVSERALREIYLPPFRAAVQEADVTSVMTAYNRVNGTHMSDHEYLLSDVLKDEWGFEGFVVSDWWGTRSTVEAARAGLDIEMPGVEPEAFAPDDVDMDVEDLPDAFPPIPDVAALFGEPLREAVESGDVDEAVIDEKVERLLRGMVSIGCFEERPEGALDTPGHRTLARDIATEGAVLLQNDGTLPLEDVESIAVLGPNADTPKLGGGGSSEVSAFVETSPVERLDARDVDVIFERGVPPITESTFFDEADEVDAGETSIDAAVDAAADADCAVVVAQDDATEFVDRDGLGLPGQQDELITAVAAAAERTVVVLRTSGPVTMPWLESVDAVLETWYPGQADGDALADLVFGDAEPGGRLPMTFGRSTDDYPTDSEATFPGVDDEVRYDEGVFVGYRYFHKHDVEPLFPFGHGLSYTSFEYGEPSLSDNGDEITVALPVRNTGTRQGKDVVQVYVNKATESAPTPVRELVAFEAVSVAAGEQETVTVTLDRSDFAFYDDQDGWTVPQGENTVFVGRSAREMHGKVEITL
- a CDS encoding PAS domain S-box protein — translated: MMPSNAQNIPSIVAQAAADVLGLEFGLVRRYDPDGDRLIPAGASDAVHEKMVARPVYDSDEGMPGKAFQRGEPVEYEGDEPQLPDGDPAARIVPLGDHGTLTVGTADRQRLTETDRLLISLLATSATAAFDRAARIEQLETYRAIHENVKERIYVLDKHGRIRMTTDSLTDEVGYSSDEVIGRPVTDFLPDDAVETGQQLLEALENDHPDASRTLETRLLTRDGGEIPVEIEISLLPDDGDYAESVGVVRNLTALEAERARFQSLFDRSPDAIVDTLFTEEGPVVREVNHAFEETFGVEGDRIRGEVVDDHIVPDGVDDEVTGFGPDMDEQLTDAIEVQRSTADGIGTFLFRGVTYKRTAEGARAFGVYTDITDRKADERFIKMLNRVLRHNLRNAVNIVVGNLRLLESSVDGDTETYAERALSGAERISELPEQVKHIERAYQTDATAFETADLAQLVEPAVDRARRKNPDACVTADVPDVRVRGDALLETALDELLENAVTHAGAEPTVTVSTHVADDTVTLRVSDDGPGIPQLERDVITGYTDITQLTHSRGLGLWVAYYTVTSLGGSFSFDDPATVVLELPREE
- a CDS encoding DUF7542 family protein, yielding MATSVTVACADCPYTEVYDSLRVARTALDEHEQATGHRVDWQIGRLSTGVERAGSDAGVCGLDDCNPESPLVHDWDE
- the tnpA gene encoding IS200/IS605-like element ISHmu6 family transposase, which translates into the protein MEYDLDSGAHSTYSLHYHLILTTKYRRGVLTEERTQFIHEVISGFTDNYGVELTNLDGEDDHVHILFRAKPTTDLVKFINTVKGATARRIRNEYADELKTELWGDSFWNDSYCLISTGQVSLDVLKQYVENQRE